The proteins below come from a single Aspergillus oryzae RIB40 DNA, chromosome 5 genomic window:
- a CDS encoding SMP-30/gluconolactonase/LRE family protein (gluconolactonase) produces MLRINQTLFTMASNLTFPGHPSNISQIPSAFEIHDNRFFNIIGSAPKLEALLKNDDVPFAHEASVFIPSTDELFLTSNIFTDPVTNHSTIQISKVKVNALPVTGEVIKTTIPMANGAVNHGDGILFCGQGNQTEPSGLYQMSIDAPYEAELLVSGFYGRQFNSPNDVVVHSDGSIWFTDPIYGSKQGFRPRPQLPNQVYRFDPVTQNVRVVADGFGRPNGIAFSPDEKTVYITDTAYTLGDGTNDPTGPSTIYAFDVSSINGEQFLTNRRVFAMADTGVPDGIKLDMDGNVYAGCGDGINVWSPGGVLLGKILIKDGAANFSFGHSGQMFILNENTLWTAQLSRSVKGALLRI; encoded by the exons ATGTTACGTATTAACCAGACTCTGTTCACAATGGCCAGCAATCTCACCTTCCCGGGGCACCCGTCCAATATCTCACAGATCCCCTCCGCGTTTGAGATCCACGATAACAgattcttcaacatcatcggcTCGGCTCCTAAGCTCGAGGCCCTTCTCAAGAACGATGATGTCCCTTTTGCGCACGAAGCGAGCGTCTTTATCCCGTCTACTGACGAGTTATTCTTAACcagcaacatcttcaccgacCCGGTCACAAACCATTCGACTATTCAAATCTCTAAAGTCAAGGTCAATGCTCTGCCTGTTACCGGTGAAGTTATCAAAACCACGATTCCAATGGCGAACGGAGCCGTAAACCATGGCGACGGGATCCTCTTCTGCGGTCAGGGAAACCAAACCGAGCCGAGCGGGTTATACCAGATGTCAATCGACGCTCCTTATGAGGCGGAATTACTCGTCAGTGGCTTCTACGGTCGGCAATTCAACTCGCCGAATGACGTGGTCGTGCATAGCGATGGGTCGATCTGGTTCACCGATCCCATCTACGGTTCTAAACAAGGATTCCGTCCAAGGCCTCAGCTACCGAATCAGGTCTATCGTTTTGACCCTGTCACCCAGAATGTGCGCGTTGTTGCTGATGGATTCGGTCGGCCGAATGGTATTGCGTTCTCGCCGGATGAGAAGACGGTGTATATCACAGATACAGCATATACTCTGGGTGATGGGACCAATGATCCCACTGGTCCGTCCACCAT TTACGCTTTTGACGTCTCTAGTATTAATGGAGAACAGTTTCTCACCAATCGTCGTGTTTTTGCGATGGCTGATACGGGTGTCCCTGATGGTATCAAGCTTGATATGGATGGCAACGTGTACGCTGGCTGTGGAGATGGTATAAACGTCTGGTCGCCAGGTGGCGTCCTCTTGGGAAAGATTCTTATCAAAGATGGAGCGGCAAACTTTTCCTTTGGTCATAGCGGCCAGATGTTTATTCTTAACGAGAACACACTTTGGACTGCTCAGCTGAGCCGTTCGGTGAAAGGCGCACTACTGAGGATCTGA
- a CDS encoding uncharacterized protein (predicted protein), with the protein MCNPFGPDHSAKNLDPLIIDLLRRLQNNPNLVNSQNSHFLTGSPTRAPSHSGTRSLQKKAMKGYESALYCNYFLNYPFQPESYCPQCDGVPHELPKPRARALSGVKGEDETGRWARDLDIIP; encoded by the exons ATGTGCAAC CCATTTGGCCCCGATCACAGTGCGAAAAACCTAGATCCcctcatcatcgacctcCTTCGTCGCCTGCAGAACAATCCGAATCTGGTCAATTCCCAAAATAGTCATTTCCTGACCGGGAGTCCAACACGAGCTCCCTCACATTCGGGAACTAGGTCGCTGCAAAAGAAAGCTATGAAGGGGTACGAGAGCGCTCTCTACTGCAACTACTTCCTCAACTACCCCTTCCAGCCCGAATCATACTGTCCCCAGTGCGATGGTGTTCCACACGAGCTGCCAAAGCCTCGTGCCCGGGCACTTTCTGGCGtgaaaggagaggatgagaCGGGCCGATGGGCCCGGGATCTGGATATTATCCCTTAA
- a CDS encoding uncharacterized protein (predicted protein) — protein MGWFPTKLDSEESKWHFDILILLAVIGSSATQKHMPAITASGFGLFPRLLPAPETLLDTSRLYRLPSTQNVDVVGVHSGTVLTELNYFANLLHKIEDIKPFEFRSYEIDYNYDDEEKAEPSKLRIKTKSFLNVITILSIFMSVGLLVFAGVIHDGVALVGVGTMALSTSAASLSAWWSPELPEPPKRSVGTNLPPADVVIRTRGGGFIVVRANEKVVRELYTGMDSCKYNLPDKARQAFLAMSTLLLMTSVIMFSNSTEKMQIAVGAAYFILNILYWGLALLVEPSDVWDTSRYKRKTPEPTFAKTYTQVLWLAVLETKSIDWVRRANIAPKTEAWDKWLQEACENALKENEDWPAEQRKDEIIAEYLLKLQNQNGVLPQD, from the coding sequence ATGGGCTGGTTCCCAACGAAACTAGACTCGGAAGAGTCCAAATGGCATTTTGacattcttattcttctcgCTGTCATTGGCAGCTCCGCCACGCAAAAGCATATGCCCGCCATCACAGCCTCAGGCTTCGGtctttttcctcgtctttTGCCAGCACCCGAAACCCTTCTAGATACTAGTCGACTGTATCGTCTACCTTCAACTCAAAATGTCGACGTCGTTGGCGTACATTCTGGGACCGTTCTTACGGAACTAAACTACTTCGCCAATCTACTACACAAGATAGAAGACATCAAACCTTTCGAGTTCCGATCCTACGAAATTGATTACAActacgatgacgaggaaaaggcagaacCAAGCAAACTCCGCATCAAAACTAAATCCTTCCTTAACGTAATTACCATTTTGTCTATTTTCATGTCGGTGGGCCTCTTAGTCTTCGCCGGTGTAATCCATGACGGTGTAGCGCTGGTCGGGGTCGGCACCATGGCCCTGTCCACTAGTGCGGCCAGCCTTTCCGCATGGTGGTCTCCAGAGCTACCAGAGCCACCGAAACGGAGCGTGGGGACGAATCTGCCCCCTGCAGACGTTGTGATTCGCACTCGTGGAGGAGGGTTCATTGTGGTACGGGCCAATGAGAAAGTGGTCCGCGAACTGTACACGGGCATGGATTCCTGCAAGTATAATCTCCCGGACAAAGCGCGGCAGGCCTTCTTGGCTATGAGCACACTTCTCTTGATGACCTCGGTGATTATGTTCAGCAATAGCACCGAGAAGATGCAGATCGCCGTGGGTGCTGCGTACTTTATCTTGAACATCCTGTACTGGGGGTTAGCATTGTTGGTTGAACCCAGTGATGTCTGGGATACGAGCCGATATAAGAGGAAGACCCCAGAGCCTACCTTTGCTAAAACTTATACGCAAGTGTTATGGTTGGCCGTTTTGGAGACTAAGTCGATTGACTGGGTGAGAAGGGCAAATATTGCCCCGAAAACAGAAGCTTGGGACAAATGGCTACAGGAAGCATGCGAAAACgctttgaaagaaaatgaggaCTGGCCGGCagagcaaaggaaagatgaaaTAATTGCGGAGTATCTTCTGAAACTGCAGAACCAGAATGGCGTTCTTCCCCAGGATTGA
- a CDS encoding uncharacterized protein (predicted protein), whose translation MPRTNFHSTFDCIISWLRRVKNFDNGSELADIIRRGELVSLSDEQAVHLLYLQFQNEFERLKRVDYTLEQGDGDPLKGSLDGKGLTPSQFLFGEDYAEINRTVVNFLSLKWLLEDNHQAFTAHQPSAVQLSIPTFKSFRELARNILGTTDDILALVVSLILGDVGKDPQLEEDIERKDGRKPNHDEVLARAIQLRRFRKPLGLLTKDKRAEVLLGVRVGAKLNIPQLTQGENVPGSLESILMLQGQPQAFKLKYLEIMLDVSGAGAHVDARGAVRMIEPVCKSFLSAYPVLEQVISKTLSVRDAYNTVLQNRGQLLAEQGFHALSTNNPSDRAFLRLCAMGRVADKHLAELFEKAFTELPQPTQEELITGLNVDGCNGEDAVILYYMPAIFAEALRVTRTASDVKKIQVLQSLMSFMARTYNDTKPVDGHPGVILERDVSGAKDYIRMDGFIDDPTILDQCVPPVATY comes from the coding sequence ATGCCGAGAACGAATTTCCACTCGACGTTCGACTGCATTATCTCTTGGTTGCGCAGAGTCAAAAATTTCGATAATGGATCGGAATTAGCAGATATCATCCGTCGCGGCGAATTGGTCTCTTTGAGTGACGAACAAGCCGTGCACCTTTTGTACCTCCAGTTCCAGAACGAATTCGAACGGTTGAAGCGCGTCGATTATACACTTGAACAGGGCGACGGGGATCCTCTGAAGGGAAGTTTAGATGGGAAAGGCCTTACGCCGTCGCAGTTTCTTTTCGGTGAGGATTACGCCGAGATAAACCGAACGGTGGTTAACTTTCTGTCTCTAAAATGGCTTCTCGAGGATAACCATCAAGCGTTTACAGCGCATCAACCCAGTGCCGTGCAGCTGTCTATACCAACATTCAAAAGCTTTCGCGAGTTAGCGCGGAACATCCTGGGAACGACGGATGATATATTGGCCTTGGTTGTATCATTGATCCTGGGAGACGTGGGGAAAGATCCTCAATTAGAAGAGGATattgaaaggaaagatggcAGAAAGCCAAACCATGACGAGGTTCTGGCCAGGGCAATTCAGCTGCGTCGGTTTCGTAAACCGCTGGGCTTACTCACGAAGGATAAGCGGGCGGAGGTGCTTCTGGGGGTGCGGGTCGGAGCAAAGCTCAACATTCCACAACTGACACAAGGTGAGAACGTCCCGGGAAGTCTGGAGAGTATTCTCATGCTGCAAGGACAACCGCAGGCATTTAAGCTGAAGTACCTTGAGATTATGCTGGATGTCTCCGGGGCAGGGGCTCATGTTGACGCGCGTGGTGCTGTTCGCATGATTGAGCCGGTCTGCAAGTCCTTCTTGTCCGCCTACCCGGTGCTGGAGCAGGTCATTTCCAAAACGCTTTCAGTGCGTGACGCTTATAATACGGTCCTGCAAAATCGAGGTCAGCTACTGGCCGAGCAAGGCTTTCATGCATTATCCACAAATAACCCCAGCGACCGGGCCTTTCTCCGCCTTTGCGCAATGGGTAGAGTAGCGGATAAACATCTAGCGGAACTGTTTGAGAAAGCATTCACAGAGCTCCCGCAACCTACACAAGAAGAGCTCATTACTGGACTGAACGTCGACGGGTGCAATGGCGAAGACGCGGTAATCCTCTACTATATGCCCGCGATATTCGCAGAGGCTCTAAGGGTCACCCGTACTGCATCAGATGTAAAGAAAATCCAAGTTCTTCAGAGCCTCATGTCATTCATGGCACGAACATACAATGATACAAAGCCAGTTGATGGACATCCCGGCGTCATTCTTGAACGTGACGTGTCTGGGGCGAAGGACTATATACGAATGGACGGTTTCATCGACGATCCCACCATTTTGGATCAATGCGTTCCTCCAGTAGCGACGTATTAA
- a CDS encoding transcription factor domain-containing protein (predicted protein), which yields MMMLQVLLALQANQLRILVYRQNLLSSESIETNVSGASIAVETAKSTIHMLDYFTRVSDIYFQRPEPFNYFLISALAALFLAVFHAPTRFSNVCRAEFYAAVDMVRKSSTRARTSRRLQKIIRSLKLIKLNVGKSPYKHGQPPENLGKVLSRFSHGQHDSNQSTLSQSPLLPSHHHQPSGIPTPQPSASLWSVSSPPVTAPVNYGNTDESCDDLTSFFEMAGGLYFDPKTGPPDETLTSDGASAGGEGVDAFHAENEALTRVMAGLL from the coding sequence atgatgatgctgcaaGTTCTCCTTGCGCTGCAGGCGAACCAGCTTCGAATTCTAGTGTACCGCCAAAACTTGCTCAGTAGCGAGAGCATTGAGACAAATGTCTCCGGTGCATCTATCGCCGTCGAGACTGCGAAAAGTACGATCCACATGCTAGACTACTTCACTCGTGTTTCAGATATCTACTTTCAGCGTCCGGAGCCGTTCAATTACTTCCTAATTTCGGCGCTGGccgccctcttcctcgctgtGTTTCATGCACCAACTCGATTCAGTAATGTTTGTCGCGCGGAATTCTACGCCGCCGTTGACATGGTGAGGAAGTCTTCCACTCGGGCCAGAACCTCAAGACGACTGCAGAAAATCATTCGAAGTTTGAAGTTAATTAAGTTAAATGTCGGGAAATCGCCCTATAAGCACGGACAGCCGCCGGAAAACCTTGGCAAGGTACTATCTCGTTTCAGCCATGGGCAGCATGACTCGAATCAATCCACTTTGTCGCAGTCTCCGCTACTCCCgtcgcaccaccaccagccatCCGGTATCCCGACTCCACAACCTTCCGCCTCCCTTTGGTCCGTGTCCTCTCCACCGGTCACCGCGCCAGTTAATTATGGAAACACCGACGAAAGCTGTGACGATTTGACCAGTTTCTTTGAGATGGCTGGAGGACTCTACTTCGATCCCAAGACGGGTCCCCCCGACGAGACTCTCACATCGGATGGCGCTAGTGCAGGGGGTGAAGGGGTTGACGCGTTTCACGCCGAGAACGAGGCGCTGACCCGTGTAATGGCTGGCCTGTTATAG
- a CDS encoding arabinan endo-1,5-alpha-L-arabinosidase (beta-xylosidase) gives MYLQSSLALVLLRAAVVHGYANPGACSGACNIHDPSLIQNGDGTYYRFSTGNNISFASASSIEGPWTALGSVLPGGSSIDNSGRYDPWAPDVQKVGDLYYLYYAVSSFGTQESAIGLATSETMEEGTWTDKGSIVTSTTGDQYNAIDANLLVDGSANYLTFGSFWQDIFQVTLNGDATSSTSTPVNVAFDPATTHPVEGAYLYKYGDYYYLFYSWGTCCGYDTSRPAEGEEYKIKVCRSSTPTGNFVDASGVACTDGGGTVVLESHDNVYGPGGQGVYTDPNLGPVLYYHYVDTTIGYADSQKLFGWNAIDFSSGWPSV, from the exons ATGTATCTCCAATCGTCTCTTGCATTAGTCCTTCTACGGGCTGCAGTCGTTCATGGTTACGCTAACCCGGGGGCTTGCTCTGGTGCCTGCAACATCCATGACCCTTCCTTGATCCAGAATGGCGACGGAACGTACTATCGGTTCTCAACAGGGAATaatatttcctttgcttctgcttcgTCCATTGAGGGTCCTTGGACAGCTCTGGGATCTGTATTACCTGGTGGATCCTCGATTGACAACTCGGGGAGATATGATCCTTGG GCACCCGACGTGCAAAAGGTGGGTGACCTTTACTACCTCTACTACGCTGTGTCCAGCTTCGGTACCCAAGAGTCCGCCATCGGTCTCGCAACGTCCGAAACCATGGAGGAAGGTACCTGGACCGACAAGGGCTCGATCGTTACATCCACAACGGGTGACCAATACAACGCCATCGACGCGAACCTGCTAGTAGACGGCTCCGCCAACTACCTGACATTTGGATCCTTCTGGCAGGACATTTTCCAAGTTACACTGAATGGAGATGCCACGTCTTCGACGTCAACGCCGGTTAACGTTGCTTTCGATCCGGCTACTACACATCCAGTCGAGGGTGCTTATCTCTACAAATATGGAGATTATTACTACCTGTTTTACTCATGGGGAACGTGCTGTGGGTATGATACCAGTAGACCCGCTGAAGGGGAGGAGTATAAAATCAAGGTTTGTCGGTCGAGTACGCCGACTGGAAACTTT GTTGATGCGAGCGGTGTTGCGTGCACGGATGGCGGTGGTACCGTCGTTCTTGAGAGCCATGATAATGTCTATGGACCTGGTGGACA GGGTGTCTACACCGACCCGAACCTTGGCCCTGTGCTTTACTATCACTACGTTGATACCACCATCGGATATGCTGACTCCCAGAAGTTATTTGGATGGAACGCGATCGATTTCTCGAGCGGATGGCCTTCTGTTTAA
- a CDS encoding TDT family transporter (predicted protein), translated as MQVYFLRREQLRIRILVNGGRPIWFSTTMGTGMAGILFHLMPFEHAALQYIAIAFFVLNALLFLTVLGMSILRYTLYPEIWKVMIQDPVNSLFLATCPMGFATLIELWVFICVPQWGDWAKTTAWGLWIIDAVAAAAVTASLSFILISQHYVTSLERITALQLLPIAATIVASGVGAEIADILPNAQHAMGTVIVSYVLWGMSTPMAMMILVIYYQRLAVHKLPSRESIVSCFLPLGPLGFGGFSILYLGKVVRHLLDESNAIDPFVGHIAYVLGLLLSLLMWSFGLIWLVFALATIYYRSPFPFNMGWWGFTFPLGVYAANTILLGKEMNLMFFKVCGTILSSAMILLWLVVATRTVHGAWHGVLFHAPCLQNLKEKLEDSQDDATNDEA; from the exons ATGCAGGTGTACTTCCTGCGCAGGGAACAATTACGGATCAGAATTCTAGTCAATGGTGGGAGACCCAT ATGGTTTTCCACAACAATGGGGACAGGCATGGCCGGAATCTTGTTCCATCTTATGCCTTTCGAGCATGCCGCGCTGCAGTACATAGCCATAGCCTTTTTTGTTCTGAATGCCTTGTTGTTCCTCACCGTGCTCGGCATGTCAATTCTCCGCTATACTCTCTATCCTGAAATCTGGAAGGTCATGATACAAGACCCAGTTAACTCGTTATTCCTGGCAACTTGTCCCATGGGCTTTGCCACCTTGATCGAGTTGTGGGTGTTTATTTGCGTACCACAGTGGGGAGACTGGGCGAAGACAACGGCCTGGGGGCTGTGGATTATCGATGCGGTCGCAGCGGCGGCGGTCACGGCATCACTCTCATTTATTCT TATATCGCAACATTACGTCACATCGTTAGAGCGAATAACCGCACTGCAATTATTGCCGATCGCTGCCACAATCGTGGCGTCCGGGGTTGGAGCCGAGATCGCGGATATTTTGCCAAACGCGCAGCACGCCATGGGAACGGTGATCGTATCCTATGTGCTGTGGGGCATGTCTACGCCAATGGCCATGATGATCCTGGTGATCTATTACCAGCGTTTGGCGGTCCACAAGCTTCCATCAAGGGAAAGTATCGTGAGTTGCTTTCTGCCACTGGGGCCACTTGGCTTTGGGGGTTTTAG TATCCTATACCTGGGCAAGGTGGTGCGACATCTCCTCGACGAATCTAACGCAATCGACCCGTTTGTCGGCCATATCGCATACGTCCTCGGTCTCTTGCTGTCTCTGTTGATGTGGTCTTTCGGGCTGATCTGGCTCGTTTTTGCGCTCGCTACCATCTACTATCGATCACCGTTTCCTTTCAACATGGGTTGGTGGGGATTCACGTTTCCTCTCGGAGTATATGCGGCCAATACTATCCTTttggggaaggaaatgaattTAATGTTTTTTAAGGTTTGCGGGACG ATACTAAGCAGCGCGATGATATTATTGTGGCTGGTGGTTGCCACCCGTACCGTGCACGGAGCCTGGCATGGAGTTTTATTCCATGCGCCGTGCCTGCAAAActtgaaagaaaagctcgaaGATAGTCAGGATGATGCGACGAATGATGAAGCATAG
- a CDS encoding uncharacterized protein (predicted protein) → MVYSTLRASSHFQLFLYSAASIDRGSLSKGWYSVPMTLCVAACEVMLGGGYGALLLVCRGGNGGPARGDGDGWLETCLAVTRESKDGRLFVYHQLRPLAPSWA, encoded by the exons ATGGTATACTCCACCCTCCGTGCGTCATCCCACTTCCAGTTATTCTTGTACTCCGCCGCTTCGATCGACCGTGGATCATTGTCGAAAGGATGGTATAGTGTCCCGATGACCCTCTGTGTCGCCGCCTGCGAAGTTATGCTCGGAGGAGGATACGGAGCGCTACTGTTGGTATGTCGCGGCGGCAATGGCGGTCCCGCGCGTGGAGATGGCGACGGCTGG CTTGAGACGTGTCTCGCGGTTACCAGGGAGTCCAAGGATGGCAGACTCTTCGTCTACCACCAACTGCGACCGTTAGCTCC AAGCTGGGCCTGA
- a CDS encoding LipA and NB-ARC domain protein (predicted protein), protein MRAESLMGEILVSQGKQQEGESVCANVLARQQMTIGEDDIDTLETRRRLANAYSSVERREEGIATAEKRTESLKRLLGENHIKTYAAVLDTIELIVAKLSSSNEAMAKARFHTGTEDIVNVVQEASREMNNLLGPHHPLSIRSLRLLGACQIFTSGGLTEPSETLRRALATAEENLGSDNPETIQIVVYMGLMYAKQSNPYSYLVSQQNLELAMPWFRRYLDWAKSRDILSSPDPQAILGMIANMYMGKRDYQQAQNYYEQLVTACQKGNIPVPADVQNMLQLCRMNTRLMSPYTSSSGFESLLSSFKRL, encoded by the coding sequence ATGAGAGCGGAAAGCTTGATGGGAGAGATCCTTGTCTCCCAGGGCAAGCAACAGGAAGGAGAGTCCGTGTGTGCCAATGTCCTCGCCCGGCAGCAGATGACGATCGGAGAAGACGATATCGACACGCTGGAAACACGCCGTCGACTGGCGAACGCATATAGCTCCGTCGAGCGACGAGAGGAGGGCATTGCCACCGCCGAAAAGCGTACTGAATCCCTCAAGCGATTGCTGGGTGAGAATCATATCAAGACATACGCCGCGGTGCTTGACACTATCGAGTTGATAGTAGCCAAACTCTCAAGCAGCAACGAGGCGATGGCTAAAGCCCGGTTTCACACGGGTACGGAAGACATAGTCAATGTGGTCCAAGAGGCATCCCGGGAGATGAACAACTTACTGGGCCCTCATCACCCACTTTCCATTCGAAGTCTCCGGCTGCTTGGTGCATGCCAGATCTTTACTTCGGGCGGACTTACAGAGCCATCGGAAACGCTACGACGAGCGCTCGCCACCGCTGAAGAAAACCTCGGTTCAGACAACCCCGAAACCATTCAAATCGTGGTTTACATGGGTTTAATGTACGCCAAACAGAGCAACCCATATAGTTACTTAGTCTCCCAGCAAAACCTCGAGCTGGCTATGCCTTGGTTCCGACGATATCTGGACTGGGCCAAAAGCAGGGATATCTTGAGTAGTCCCGATCCCCAGGCGATCTTGGGCATGATAGCCAATATGTACATGGGCAAGAGGGATTATCAACAGGCACAGAATTACTACGAGCAGCTCGTCACTGCATGTCAGAAGGGGAACATCCCGGTTCCAGCCGACGTGCAAAACATGCTACAGCTGTGTCGGATGAACACCAGATTGATGTCGCCTTACACATCTTCATCGGGATTTGAAtcacttctctcctcctttaAACGATTATAG
- a CDS encoding CIA30 family protein (predicted protein), whose protein sequence is MDSKVARLPLFGGPRAWHSSDWTSTDDRVRGGSSHSHMSCSPASLVARFHGNLVITTLGGAGFASQRTTGEDRSWDLSGYDGLELHIARGDDKLYTITLKDKTAPKRPDGRLESTLSWEYDFHAHGEKRVFIKWADFKPTYRGKEQVDARPLDLTGVKQISFMMRSFFGIQEGDFSLDIVSVAAVRYKYYRDDPEEEEEYVMVDEKLETVAETPKSRGWLSWIGECCGLS, encoded by the exons ATGGACTCAAAAGTAGCAAGACTACCCCTTTTCGGGGGCCCCAG agcatGGCACTCCTCAGACTGGACCTCCACTGACGACCGCGTCCGTGGCGGATCCTCGCACTCCCACATGAGCTGTTCCCCCGCTTCTCTCGTCGCCCGATTCCACGGAAACCTCGTTATCACCACGCTCGGCGGAGCGGGATTTGCCTCGCAGCGGACCACAGGCGAAGATAGAAGCTGGGATCTTTCTGGCTACGACGGGTTGGAATTGCATATTGCTCGTGGGGATGATAAGTTGTATACCATTACGCTTAAGGATAAGACTGCGCCTAAGCGGCCGGATGGAAGATTGGAGAGTACCCTGAGCTGGGAGTATGATTTCCATGCGCacggggagaagagggttTTTATCAAGTGGGCTGATTTTAAGCCTACGTATCGGGGGAAGGAGCAAGTGGATGCTAGGCCGTTGGATTTGACTGGGGTGAAGCAGATTAGTTTCATGATGCGCAG CTTCTTCGGGATACAGGAGGGAGACTTTAGTCTGGATATTGTCTCGGTCGCTGCGGTTCGATACAAGTATTATCGCGATGAcccggaggaggaagaggaatatGTTATGGTCGATGAAAAACTGGAAACTGTGGCGGAGACTCCAAAATCGCGAGGCTGGCTTAGTTGGATTGGAGAGTGCTGTGGCTTGAGCTAA
- a CDS encoding uncharacterized protein (predicted protein): MNLPYCYEANLCRYEKYFACSRCLHLLHYSHFRCGQVRGRWAKLCSGRCFRACIGCLAHERFTLYMDRHRNRPGANGPGPNVDRRAAQATVPPYWPPPNPVQPPAYPALPSAYPAQPSVYLAQPSAYSVQPSAYPALPFTYSAVPPVLIEIAWIRRDCHRALAAKGGRYHQNPPLVEGQDQLRDCVGSFNVLFEEVTVSFTYIIHTAPPLNINVKDIQKEMIEPAVMGTTQILESAHRQGGTSLKRFVLLGSAVSVLNSFEDMSREGRPYTEEDWNPVTAEQAIERQGTILGYNLSKT, encoded by the exons ATGAATTTACCCTATTGCTATGAGGCTAACCTCTGTAGATACGAGAAGTACTTCGCCTGCAGTCGCtgcctccatctcctccattaCTCCCATTTCCGCTGCGGTCAAGTGCGTGGGAGATGGGCAAAATTATGTTCTGGAAGATGCTTTCGTGCTTGTATTGGTTGCCTAGCTCATGAGCGCTTTACATTGTATATGGACCGCCACCGCAATCGACCTGGAGCAAATGGCCCTGGGCCAAACGTTGACCGAAGGGCTGCTCAAGCGACCGTTCCGCCATATTGGCCTCCTCCCAATCCCGTGCAGCCTCCTGCGTATCCCGCGTTACCTTCTGCGTATCCCGCGCAGCCTTCAGTGTATCTTGCACAACCTTCAGCATACTCCGTGCAGCCTTCAGCGTATCCCGCGCTGCCTTTTACTTATTCCGCGGTGCCTCCTGT GCTAATTGAGATAGCGTGGATACGCCGTGACTGCCACCGTGCGCTCGCAGCAAAAGGCGgacgatatcatcaaaaCCCACCTCTCGTGGAAGGGCAGGATCAACTTCGTGATTGTGTCGGATCATTTAATGTCCTTTTTGAGGAGGTCACAGTGTCTTTCACCTATATTATTCACACAGCGCCTCCCCTGAACATTAatgtcaaggatatccagaaggagaTGATTGAGCCTGCTGTGATGGG GACAACGCAGATACTGGAGAGCGCCCATCGCCAAGGAGGAACATCACTCAAACGGTTCGTTCTGCTAGGGAGTGCAGTTTCCGTCCTGAACTCCTTCGAGGATATGAGTCGCGAAGGACGCCCTTACACTGAAGAGGATTGGAATCCA GTCACTGCGGAACAGGCTATCGAGCGCCAGGGCACCATTCTAGGCTACAACCTCTCTAAAACCTAA